The genomic stretch CGCGCCTCGGCGATCAGTGCAACCGGGTCTACACCAGCCAGTCCCAAACGCGTGCCAATCTGCTTCATCCGCTTAGCGGCGGATTCAATGCGCAGGCGCTTGATCTCGGCTTCGCGATCTGTTCGAGCTGCCGTGATGTACCGAACCGACGCCTCTTGTATCAGCCCACTCCGTGTGATGCACAACACGTCCGCTTCAGAATCGATCTCATCGAGCAGCTCTTGCGGAAGCGAGATATTGATCTTAGCCATCTTGCCACCTCCTAGTGGAGAACTCTATTCTCTACTCGGAGTATACACCGAATTCGGTGCGTCCTACGCCAGCGTCTTCCCCACCGAAGCCGCCACGCCTCGCAGGTCTGCGACCAGGGCGCGTATCCCCTCGAGGTCGAGCGACTGCGGACCGTCGCACAGCGCTCCGCGAGGGTCCGGGTGCACCTCGACCATGATGCCGTCCGCGCCCACCGCCACCGCGGCACGCGAGATAGCAGGCACGAGGTCCGCTCGGCCGGCCGGGTGTGAAACGTCGACGATTATGGGCAGCAGCGAGAGACTCTGGACGACCGGCACGGCCGTGATATCGAGTGTGAAGCGGTACGCCGTTTCAAACGTGCGGATGCCTCGCTCGCACAGTATCACGTTCTCGTTACCGGACATGGTGATGTAGTTGGTGGCCTGCAGCCACTCCTCGATCGTGGCGGCCATGCCGCGCTTGAAGACGACAGGCTTGCCGCTCTCGGCGGTGACCTGGCCGACCTTCTTCAGGAGGCTGAAGTTGGC from Coriobacteriia bacterium encodes the following:
- the aroF gene encoding 3-deoxy-7-phosphoheptulonate synthase, which gives rise to MSGQNAPAIGAVTRDNNTCTIIAGPCSVETREQMHEVAACLSELGIKVMRGGAYKPRTSPFSFQGLEEKGLELLREAADEYGLLVVTEVTDSAHAELIAEYSDMIQIGTRNMANFSLLKKVGQVTAESGKPVVFKRGMAATIEEWLQATNYITMSGNENVILCERGIRTFETAYRFTLDITAVPVVQSLSLLPIIVDVSHPAGRADLVPAISRAAVAVGADGIMVEVHPDPRGALCDGPQSLDLEGIRALVADLRGVAASVGKTLA